The nucleotide window CACATCGATGCCTTGGGAAAAAACAGCTTCCATCTCCTGTACATCTGCAATATCTGCTTTGATAAATGTATAGTGAGGATTCGACTCTACCGTATGCAAATTCTCCAGATTCCCCGCATACGTTAATGCATCCACATTGATAATTTCATAACTCGGATGTTCACGAAGCATATATAGCACAAAGTTGCTGCCGATAAATCCGGCCCCACCCGTAACCAGTAGTTTCATGCTGTCTCTCTCCCTCTGCCCTCAGACACAGAAGTATCTGAAAAGTCTGTTTAATTAGTCGAAGTTCAGTTCGGCATCTTTCAGTAAAGGGTGCTTCTGGTCCTTCTCCGATAATATAGGTTTCGTCACAGGCCAATCAATGGCGAGCGCCGGATCATTCCACAGAATTCCACGGTCATGTTCAGGCGAATAATAAGCATCTACCTTATAAGTTACTTGAGTATGAGGCACCAAGGTGCAGAATCCATGAGCAAATCCTTGAGGAACAAGCAATTGTCGCTGATTGTATTCACTGAGAATGACACTTTCCCATTGTCCAAAGGTAGGAGAAGAAGTCCGCACATCCACAATCACATCATATATAGCCCCTGATATAACCCTCACCAGTTTAGTCTGTGCTTTGGGATGAAGCTGGTAATGAAGCCCGCGCAGAACACCTGCTTCAGCCGACAAGGATTGATTGTCCTGAATAAAGACGTGTTGTATCCCATTCTCATGGAGGACCTG belongs to Paenibacillus sp. FSL H8-0079 and includes:
- the rfbC gene encoding dTDP-4-dehydrorhamnose 3,5-epimerase, yielding MKVIPLFIDGAAILEPKVYGDHRGYFMESYNEQVLHENGIQHVFIQDNQSLSAEAGVLRGLHYQLHPKAQTKLVRVISGAIYDVIVDVRTSSPTFGQWESVILSEYNQRQLLVPQGFAHGFCTLVPHTQVTYKVDAYYSPEHDRGILWNDPALAIDWPVTKPILSEKDQKHPLLKDAELNFD